A stretch of DNA from Aliarcobacter thereius LMG 24486:
AATCTAAGACCATTTATAAATCTTGAGTAGTTAATATCATTTAATCTACAAGCCGCATTGATTCTTATAATCCACAGTTTTCTAATATCTCTTTTTTTCTGTCTTCTATCTCTATAAGCATAAACAAGGCTTCTTTCTAATTGTTCTTTAGCTTTTCTGAAGTGTTTACTTCTTCCACTATAGAAACCTCTTGCTAATTTTAATATTTTTTTGTGTCTTCTTCTTCTTACAACACCAGTTTTTACTCTTGGCATATCTTTCCTTTCTTTACCGTTATACTTAAATAAGGTGTCGGTTTAACCGAACTTATCCATTATAAATGGAGGGACAAATTACTAAAAATAGTAATTACGCTTTACACAACATAGAAAGAGTTCCAGCTATATTTGTACTATGTACAGTTTGTGGTCCTCTTAAATTTCTTTTTCTTTTTTGAGTTTTTTTTGTCAAAATGTGGCTTCTAAAAGCTGAACCTCTTTTAATAGATCCGTTTTTCTTTACTTTAAATCTTTTAACAGCACCTTTAACGCTTTTCATTTTTGGCATAAAGAAATCCTTTCATATAAATTTGCATTTTTCTTAATGAAAAAGTTTTGCATTATACCTAAGTAGATATTAATGGTAGTTTAAAAAAATAAAAAGAGAAGAGTTACTTCTCTTTTAAATATTAGTCTTTTTTAGGAGTTACAAGAAGATTTACGTATCTACCTTCAAGTTTTGGTTCTTTGTCCATAACAGCAATGTTTTCAACCATAGCCCAAACTCTATTTAGAACTTCAACACCAGCTTCAGGATTTGCCATCTCTCTACCTTTTAGAAAAACTCTAAACTTAACATGATTTCCATCTTCTAAAAATTCAATTGCATGTTTTACTTTGTAATTTATATCATTTTCAGCAATTTTTACAGATAATTTTATCTCTTTAACAACAATAACTTTCTGATTCTTTTTAGCTTCTTTTTTCTTTTTCTCTTGTTGATATTTGAATTTACTATAATCCATAATCTTAGCAACAGGTGGTTTTGCATCAGGTGCTATAAGAACCAAATCAAGACCAGCTTCATCTGCAAGAGAAAGTGCTTGTGCAGTTGTAATTATTCCATAATTCTCTCCATCATCACTTGTACATCTTAATTCTTTTGCTGTAATATCTTCATTCATAATTACATCTGATTTTCTATTGTCTCTACTCAAATTTTACTTCCTTTTAGTATATTTATTAAATTCTGCAAAAATTCATCTTTGCTTAAATTTGATTGCTCTCTTTTTCTTCTATCTCTTAGAGCCACAGTTTTATTTGCAAGCTCTTCATCACCAAGAATAACAAGCATTGGAACTCTTTGTTTCTCTGCCATTCTTATTCTTTTATTTAAACTCTCATTCATATCATAAATTGATGAGTCTAAATCATTTTCAATTAACTCTTTTTGTAACTCTTTAGCATAAGCAACATGTGGCTCAGCTATTGGTATAAAAATAACTTGTGTTGGAGCAATTGCAAATGGAAACTCTCCAGCACAGTGTTCAGTTAAAATTCCTATAAATCTTTCAAATGAACCTAAAATTGCTCTATGAATCATCACAGGTTGTTCTTTTTCACCTTTTTCATTTATATAAGATATATTAAATCTTGAAGGTAAATTCATATCAATTTGAACAGTTCCGCATTGCCATTTTCTTCCAATTGCATCAAGAATTTTGATATCAATTTTTGGACCATAAAATGCTCCACCACCTTCATCTATTCCATAAGATATATTTTTTTCATCTAAAGCATTCATAATAGCTTTTGTAGTTGTTTCCCAAAAAATATCATCACCAATTGCTTTTTCTGGTTTTGTTGATACTTCAATTTCATATTTGAAATCAAATAGCTTTAAAAGAGAATCAACAAATTCTAAAACCTCAAAAATAACATCTTTTATCTGATTTTGTGTACAAAAAATATGTGCATCATCTTGAGTAAACTCTCTTACTCTAAATAATCCATGCATAGCTCCACTTAATTCATGTCTATGTACAACTCCATATTCAAAGAATTTTTTTGGAAGTTCTTTGTATGAAACTAAATCATTATCAAAGATTTGAATATGACCAACACAGTTCATTGGTTTTATTCCATACTCTTGCTCATCAATAGTTGTAAAATACATATTCTCTTTGTAATTTGCATAGTGTCCTGAAGTTCTCCACATATCAGCTTTTAAAATTTCTGGACCACGAACAGGCTCATAACCTCTAACTCTATGAGCTTTATATAAAAGATGTTCTAATTTACTTCTAAGTCTTGCACCATTTGGAAGCCAAAGTGGAAGACCAGCTCCTACTTCATCATTAAATGTAAATAATTCTAACTCTGTTCCTAATTTTCTATGATCTCTTTTTTTAGCTTCTTCAAGCATCGTAATATAATCATTCAAAGCTTTTTTATCAAAAAATGAAATTCCATAAATTCTTGTAATCATTTCATTCTTTTCATCGCCTCCAAGATAAGCTCCAGCTACTCTTGTAAGTTTGAAACTTCTTATCATTCTTGTATTTGGTAAATGTGGACCTCTACATAAATCTTCAAAATCACCTTGTTTATAAACAGTTATTACTTCATCTTTAATATTTTTTAAAACAGCTTGTTTTAGCTCATCATTTTTGAATTTCTCATAAAACTCTTCTCTTGAAGTTTCATGTCTTGTAATTGGAAGTTTCCTATCTGCAAGCTCTTTCATCTTTTTTTCAATTTTTGGTAAATCTTCATCTGAGATTTTATTATTTACCTTAAAATCGTAATAAAATCCTTCATTCACAACAGGACCAACAAAGAATTTTGCTTCAGGATATAGTTCTTTGATAGCTTGAGCCATAAGATGAGCAGTTGAATGTCTTAAAATCTCTAAAGATTCGTTTGAGTCGTCAGCTTTTATTGTATCTCCTACAATATTTAAAGCTTCTGCAGTTTGAAGGTCGAAAATTTGACCATCATTTAAAATACCAATTGGTTCCAAAAAATTCCTTTTATCTATGTTTAAAATTTAAAATGCAACTATTTTATCTTAAAAAGCCTTAATCTAAAAAAACATAGAGATATTTAATAAAAATAAGTTACAATTTGGAATGATTTTAAATATTTCAAAAATAAAAACCGAAGCACTTCTACTATTTTGTAGGGATTTAATAAATTCATATAAAGATTCAAAAAGTAATCTAGGACTTGATGATTTACTTGAAGAAGAGTTTAAAACAATAAATAGTGATATATATAAACAGTTAAATAACCTTTTGCAAGATTCAAGCTTTTATATAAAGAATCAAAACTCATTTAGAGTAAAAGCTATATTAAAATCTTATAATTTTATAAATAGAAGCATCTCAAAATCTTTACAAAAAGATGAATCTTTTAATCCTTCAATGCTATTATTCTCACTTTTAGCACTTTGGTTTAAAGAACTTAATAAAGAAGCAGATAGTAAAGAGTACATATATTTTATACTCTATCCATATTCAAATGTTTATGATAAGTTTTTATTAAAAATAAAAAATAGTGATTTTAGAAATATGAATATAAAGATGATTGATATTGCTGAAAGAACAATAGAAAACTATGAAAACTTTTCACTATAAAAGAGTATTCACTCATTTATAGTAAATTTTGATTAACAAGCTGGAACATTTCCTGAATCACTAGCAAATTCAATAGAAAAATCCATTACACTATTTAGTAAGTTTGGTTTAACAGAACCTTCAACATAGTTTGGACAAAACTTCATTATTTCAGCTTCAGCTTTTCCATCAGCTTTTATTTGTCTCCACTCATCTTGAGTGTGCTTTAGAGCAAATATTGCACCATCCATACCACAAGGCTCTTTTAAAAATTTAATAAAAACTTTTTGACCTCTTGAAGCATCTGCCATAAGTGAAGTTGAAGTGATTGCTAAAGCTAAAAAAGAAGCCAACAATAAGTTTAATAATTTCATATAATTCTCCTAAATAAAATTTGGGTACAATTATAGCTATTTGATATAAAAATAGTCTGAAAATTATAATAAAAAATTAATAAAAGAGAATGAAAAATGAGATACTTTTTGCTTAAAAATATAGTTGAATATCTGCTTGTAAAAGCCCAATTTATAAAGATTATAAGAAGAATTGATAACAATATTATTATAATAGAATTTAATAATTCAAATATCATATATTTTGATTTAACAAAATCAAACTCAATGATATTTAAATCTAAAGAAAAACTAGCTTCAAAAAAAGAGTTTCAAGCACCCTTTGATGTAGTTTTACAAAAAAGATTTACAAATGCGAAAATAGAGAATATATTTTTATTAAATGATGATAAAGTAATAAGATTTATTACAAACTCTTCAAACTCTTATAAAAAAGAGATTTCTATTTTGCAGTTGGAATTTACAGGTAAATATACAAATATTCTAATACTAGATGAAAATGAGATTGTGCTTGAAGCCTTAAGACATATTGATGAGAATTCATCTTTTAGAGTTGTTAAAGTTGGAGTAAAACTTCTTCCTCTTCCAAAAAAAGATATTGTTTTTAAAGAAGAAAAAGTAGATGATATAGAAGAATTTTTATATAATATTTATGAAAATAAAGAGGAAAACAACTTTGAACTTATTAAAAAACAAAAACTTAATATTGTAGAAAAAGATATACAAAAAATAGAAAATATTTTGAAGAAACTTCCAAAAAAAGATGAATTGGAGCTTGAGGCAAAAGAGATTTATGAAAAAGCAAATTTAATTTTGGCAAATCTTCATAATATTAAACCTTATCAAAACGAGATATTAGTTTTAAACAGTGAAAATATAGAGATTAAAATAGAACTTGAAAACTCAAAAAATCCAAGTATTTACACAAATAAACTTTTTAAAAATGCAAAAAGAGCAAAACAAAAAGCAAATAATATAAAAATAGAGAAAGATAATCTTGAAGATAAATTACTTTTCGCAAATAAATTAAAATTAAATATTGAAAATTCAAATAGTATTGAAGAGTGTGAGTTTTTACTTCCTAAAAAAGATAAAAATCAAACAAAAACAAAGAAAGAGAAAAATTATGAAAGTTTTTTCTTTGAAGGTTTTAAAATAATGCTTGGAAGCAATGAAAGAGAAAATATTTATCTACTTGAAAACTCAAAAGCAAGTGATTTTTGGTTTCATTTAAAAGATAGACCATCTTGTCATGTAATTGTACAAAATAGTAAAAAAACTATTCCAAATAGTCTTATAGAAAAAGCTGCTAAGCTGTGTGTTGAGTTTAGTGTTGATAGCAAAGGTGTTTTTGAAGTCGATTATACACAAAGAAGAAATGTAAAAATACAACATGGTGCAAATGTATTATATAATCCTTATAATACTATTGTTGTAAAGATATAGATTTTAAGGGATAAAGTAGTAATAAAAACCAAATTTTAGACTATCTTGATTTTTCTCTAAGTCATTATTTAGATATTTTAAATTTAATGCAAAATCTTTATTTAGTTTCAAAGTATAAAAAGCTTCAAAGCTATTTCTTTCAAAACCTTTATCAAATTTTGCATAACGATAATCTAGACCAAATTTGGTATTTTTAAAATAGTTACTAACTATTCCAACTCTTGTACCAGCTGAATAAAACTGTTCTTTAGATGTAAAAAATGAGTTTAAATCAAGTAAAATATATGCAAAAGTAGAATCTAAACCAAAACTAGTACCAAAGCTAGGATTTATTTTAAAAGAGTCATCATTGTTAAAATCAAATTTTTCATAAGCAGTATTTATAGTCCAAGAGAGTGATTTAAAAAGTTGATCTCTTGGAGAGAAAGATTCTATATTCAAAAGAGTTATTTTATCGATTTTTATATCTTCATTTTTCTCTTTTTTTAGTTTTAATTCAAAGAAATCTATATATGCACCTTGTAAATAACCATCTTCAACATCATAAATATCATGATAAGCTGGTTTTATAGTAAATTCAAAATTATCATTTGAATCATAGAAAAGCCCAACTCTTGAAGAATTATGAGAGTATATAGGATTTGTTGGAGCTTTTATATCAAAATCAGAAGAGATTGGATAAGAGCTCCTCTCTTTTAAGGTATTTAGATAATTCTTTACATATTTATTTTTTTCTGTACCTTTTTCACTTCTTAAATATTGAGTATAAGCAATTTTAAGATCTAGATATGCTATTTTGTCTTCTTGGCTTAAACTATCTTCAAGTGTTTTGTCTTTTTTTATAAAATCATTTATAAACTTTTTATTTTCTATTTTTTCATTCAAAAGATATTTCATTTTTTTCATTGTTGAGTATCTATATTTTGAATCATCAATTAAATTTTCTTTATCTAAAAGTTTTATTGTATCAAGAGGAATAGTTTTGAAAGTAAAATGATTTGTTAGCTCTAAATTAGGTCTGGCTACTTCAAATAACCATAAAAGTGAATATGAGCAATTTTCTTTAAAAAAGAAATAATCAGCATATGAATCTTTTAATTCCCAAGAGTGTAAAATTAATCTATCTATTTCATCTTTTTTTAAATTTAAATCATATTCCCAAACATCTCTTTGTTCTATATTATTATATGTTTTTAATTTTTCATAGTAAGGTTGAATGGTATATTTACCTTCATATCCACCAAAAATACCTTTAGTAGCAAAAATCAAACCATTTTTTTCATTTGTTTCAGCTGCATAATTTAAAGCATAAGATAATAAAGGAGAATCTTTTTGCGATGAAATTTTTAGAAAAGTATGTCCATACATTGAAGCAGGAGAGTTAATATGAGAAGCTGGAAATACAAGGCTTATAAAATTTGCATTTAGAGTTTTTTTATACTCTTCTAATTCACTACATTCATATTTTTTAATAATATTATCTAAATTAGGAATACTATTTTTAAGAAAATCTACTCTTAATGGAAACCTACATAAAATATTATCTGTTCCGTTTTCTAGGGCTTTTAGAGTTTCAATTAACTCATCTTTCAAATCATATTTACCATTTTTGGAAATAAAAAAATTACTAGAATCTATTTCACTGCTAGATGATTTATAATGAAACAGTTTTTTAAAATAACTATCTTCATATAATTTCTTTTCAATAGCTAAATTGTAAATATCATTTGAAAATAATGGAGATAAAAAAAAGCAACAAAAGAGAAAACTCTTTGTTACTTTTTTAGAAAGATTACATAAGTTTTGCAATAGTATCAATAACTTCAGCAGAACTTACATTTTCATTTGAATAAATTTCTGAAAAATTAGCTTGTAATTTTGCAAAAAATGCATCGTTGTTTTCAACATTCATTAAATTTGCAACAGTTAATAAAGTTTCACCATTTCCTGATGAAATATCCATTGCTAATTCATCCATGTTTTCATTTACAAATCTGTTTAATTTGTCATTTGATGCAAAACTTTTTGGTTGTTCACAGTCAAAAGTTCCACTTGTAATAGCAAAAGTTTGACTTGCTGAGCCATTAGTAGTTATTGCCAATACTTGAGATACTGTTGTGCTTTGGTCTTTAATTACTGTATTACCTAGACCACAACCAGTATTTGGATGCTTTGCATACAATGAACTTGTAATTAAAAACAAAGATATTGATAAAAATATTTTTTTCATATTGGATCCTTTTTAAAATATAAGATTAACTTTAAAATAAATAAATATTAAATTTTCAGAGTGAAAAACTTAGAGAGTATTAACTTTATAATTAATACTCTCATAGTTTGTAAATTAAGACTTTAATTTAGATTTATATAATTCAAATTCTTCTTTTGAAACATATTTAGTTTCAAAATCTTTTAGCTCATTATTATAAGTCGAAATTATATAGTTTGAAGGTAAACTAGAAACTAAATTTTGATCAATTAATGGAGTTCCTTCAACAACATAAGTAGTTTTTCCAAAAATAAGTGGTATATAAAAACTAGTAAAAGAAACAACACCATCAGCAAGAGCTACTGCTCCTGGAACTTTTTCTATGGCATTATCTATAGCTTGTTTTAAGTGAGTAGTACCAGTTGGAAATATAATAATCATATAAGCTGGATCCTCACCTCGAACTCTTTCTGAAGCTCTTTTTAATGATTTAGAATTTAAATCTACATTTTTTGTAGAAATAACAGTAAAATCTGTAACCCTTTGTGTACAACCTGTAATAAAAGTGATTGTAATTAACGATAAAAATAAAACTTTAAAAGTTTTTAACATAATATTCTCCTCTATAAAAATAAATTTGATTATATATAAAAAATATACTTTAGTCCATTATTATTTCAAGAAGATAGATAAATAAATAATTTATGAGTAGAATATACACAATAAAGAATATTATTCTTCTATATCAATTATAAAGCAATAATTTTAATAAATATATTAGAATAAAAGTTAAATTTGTGTAATATATACACATTTTATTTTAAGGTAACAAAATGTTAGAACTTATTGGAAACTTATCTTTAAGAGTCAAAACAGGAATAGCACTTATTGCTTTTGTGCTTATTTTAGGAATTATTGATTCATATTTTATTTTTTGGCTATTTTTTGGAGTAGCTTTAATCATTGCTGTTAGTGAATCAAAAACTTTATACAAACTAGAAGACAAAAGTATTTATGTTTATATAGTGTTACTTTGGGTTGCAGTTTATTTTTATCCAAGTCCAGTTGATCTTATATTCATTGTAGCTATGGGATATGCTTCTCAACTTGCATATAAAAGAAAACTAGATAAAAAAATGGTTTTACCACTATTTTATCCTACTGCATCTTTTGTATTTTTGATGGCACTTTATAGTGAATATGGAGTTGGAGCACTTTTTTGGCTTTTAATAATAGTTGCAGCTACTGATACAGGAGCATATTTTGCAGGAAAAAATTTTGGTAAAACGAAATTTTGTGAAACAAGTCCAAATAAGACTTTAGAAGGTGTTTTTGGAGGTATGCTTTTAGCTGTTATTTTAGGTGCTTTAACTTCAATTGATGATATTGGATTTATTGCTTCAATTATTATTGCAGCTATTGTATCTTTATCTTCAGTTTTTGGAGATTTATTTGAAAGTTATCTAAAAAGAGAAGCTGGAGTAAAAGATAGTGGAAATATTTTACCAGGACATGGTGGAATTTTAGATAGAGTTGATGGATATTTATTTGGTGCAGTTGTGATGCTTGTTCTTCTTAGGGTAGTTATTTGATAATACTTGGAAGTACAGGTTCTATTGGTGTAAATACTTTAGAAGTTGCAAAAAAATACAGCTTAGATATTGAAGTTTTAGTAGCTGGAAGAAATATAGAACTTTTGAATAAGCAGATAAAAGAGCATAATCCTAAAAAAGTGATAATTGCTTTTAAAGAAGATTTACACAAAGTAAATCACAAAAATGTAAGTTTTGGAGAAGATGCAATTTTAAGAGCTATTGAAAATAGCTCTTCAAATATTGTTGTAAATGCACTTGTTGGATTTTTAGGATTAAAACCAACTTTAAAAGCAATAGAGTGTAATAAAAAATTATGTCTAGCAAATAAAGAGTCACTTGTTGTTGCAGGAAAATTTATAGATAAAACAAATTTAAGAGCAATAGATAGTGAGCATTTTGCACTTTGGTATTTATATCAAAATAAAAAAATAGATTCTATGATAATAACTGCAAGTGGAGGTTCTTTTAGAGATTATCCAATTGAAAACTTAAAGAATGTATCTGTAAAAGAAGCACTTAATCATCCAAATTGGAAGATGGGAAATAAAATTACAATAGATAGTGCAACAATGACAAATAAGATGTTTGAACTTCTTGAAGCAGCTTGGCTTTTTGATACAAAAAAACTTGATGCAATAATAGAACCAAAATCAATGATTCATGCTTTTATAAACTTTACAGATGGAAGTACAACAGCTCATATTGCAAATACTTCAATGCAACTTCCAATAGCTTATGCAATTTTAGATAAAGTTGAAGATGAGATTTTAAAGCCAGTAGATTTACTTGAAGTTTCATCTTTAAACTTTTTAAAAATAGAAAAAGATAGATATCCAATTTGGCAAATAAAAGATGAAATTCTTTCTAATCCTGATTTAGGAGTTGTTTTAAACTCTGCAAATGAAATAGCTGTTTCTAAATTTTTAAATAGTGAGATTGGTTTTTTAGATATTTCAAAAATAACTTTAAATGCTATTGAAAAATTTTCTTCTTTAAAAGCTACAAATATAGAGGATGTTTTTTTAATAGATAAAGAAGTAAGAGCTTATTTTGGGAATTGATATGTTAATTCCTTTTGGAATTTTAATAATAATAACAATCTATTTAATATATAGTAGAACAAAATTTGAAAAAGATATTGTAAATATTTATGAAGAGAAATTTGAAGAGTGGAAAAAACATAATCCTTCAAAAGAGAATGAAATAGAGAAAAAAGAGCTAGTTGGACTTATTTTTAAAGAGAAATATAAACTATCTTGTGAATTACTTGAAGAGGGTTTAGAAGATAGAATAAAAAGTGCTAAATTTGATATTAAATATATAAAAAGAGAGAATTAAAATGAGCAGAAAAAGAGTTTTGATTTTACATGGACTAAATGGAAGTGATTTTCCACATTGGCAAGCACATCTTGCAAGTGATCTAATAAAAGATAACTATGTTGTATCTTTTCCTTTATTACCAAATAAAAATAGTCCAAATTTAAATGAGTGGAAAGAGTTTATAAAAGATGAGATAAAACATTTTAAGCCACAAATCGTAGTTTGTCACTCTTTAGCAAATATCTTATGGTTTCATATTTGCGAGGAACTTGATATTAGTTTAGATAAATTAATGCTTGTTGCCCCTGTTAGAAATAAAGAATTAGAAGAGGCAAAAAGCTTTTTCCCCTATCCTGTACCAAAAAATTTAAAATCAAAAGAAGCAATAATTGCAGCATCTACAAATGATCCTTTTATGAGCATAGAAGAAGCTATAAATTTGCAAAGTAAATTAAATATTGGTATGAAAATTATGGAAAATGCTGGACATATAAATACAAGTGCTGGATTTGGAAAACTTGACTGTGCTTTAGACTGGGTGAAAAGAGAAGAAGTTTGTGAAGAGAATTCACAAAATATATAGGAAGATAAATGATTTTAGCAATTGAATCATCTTGTGATGATAGTTCAATATCAATTACAAAGATAGATAGTTTAGACTTAGTTTTTCATAAAAAGATATCTCAAGAATTAGAACATAGTTTTTATGGAGGAGTTGTTCCAGAACTTGCAGCAAGACTTCATATAGAAGCATTGCCTAAGATATTTGAAGAGTGTAAAGAGTATTTAAAAGATATAAAAGCAGTTGCTGTTACAAATGCTCCTGGACTTAGTGTAACACTAACAGAAGGAGTTGCTATGGCAAAAGCTATAAGTATAGCTTTAAATCTTCCTTTAATAGCTGTAAATCATCTAAAAGGTCATATATATTCACTTTTTATTGAAAAAGAAGAGTGTTTTCCTATAACAATTCTTTTAGTTTCAGGAGGACATACTCAAATAATTGAGGCTAATAATTTAAATAGTATGAAAACAGTCGCTAGAACTTTAGATGATAGTTTTGGAGAGAGTTTTGATAAAGTTGCAAAAATGATGAATTTGTCATATCCTGGTGGTCCAATAATTGAGGAAAAAGCAAAAAAAGGAAATGAAAATAGATTTTCTTTTCCTATTCCACTTTCTCAAAGTCCAAATATTGAATTTAGTTATTCTGGCTTAAAAAATGCAGTTAGAGTCGAAATAGAAAAGATAAAAGAAGAAAAAAATGAACTTAGTGAAGATGATATTTGTGATATAGCAGCAAGTTTTCAAAAAGCAGCAACAAAACATATTTTACAAAAATTAAATAAATTATTTAAAAAATCAGCACCAAAAACTTTTGCAATAGTTGGAGGAGCAAGTGCAAATATATATCTAAGAGAGAATATAGAGGAACTTTGTGCAAAATATGATACAAAACTACTTTTAAGTTCATTAAAATATTGTTCAGATAATGCAGCAATGATTGGAAGAGTTGCTATAGAACAATATAAAATAAAAGATTTTATAAATTTAGAAGAACTTGATATAAAAACAAGAGTAAAGGAGCTTTAAAATGAGTTTAGCAGATCTTTTAGCAAAAAATATTGGCTCAAAACTTGAAATAAGTAGCTTTGATACACAAAAAGAGGATAGAAAAAATAAAAATATAGAAAAGAGTTTAATTTTACCAAAAAATGAACATAGATTAGTTTTTTTATATGAGAAAAGAAATGGCAAACCAGTTACTATTATTGGTAGATTTCAATTAGAAGAGAATGAAAAAAAAGAGGTTTTAAAACTTTTAAAATCAAAACTTGCTTGTGGAGGAGCAATAAAAGATGAATATATAGAACTTCAAGGTGATTTAAAAGATAAAGCTAGATTAATTCTAGAAAGCAGTTCTTGGAAGTTTAAAAACAAATGAAAACTACTATTGTAAAAACAACTTGTAATAAGCTAAAAGAAGCAAAGAATTTATCAAAAATACTATTAGATAAAAAACTAGCAGCATGTATTCAAATAGAAAAAATAGTTTCATTATATAATTGGCAAGATAAACTTTATGAAGAGGATGAATTTTTGTTAAATATAAAAACAAGAAAAGATTTGTTTAAAAAAGTTAGAAAAACTATTATAAAAAATCACTCATATAAAGTGCCCCAAGTTACCGAGCTAGAGATAAGTAATATAAGTAAAGAATATTTTAATTATATATTAGAAAATACGAAAAAGATAAAAAGTTAAGAAAAAACCTAAAAACACTTGACAAAAGATAAATTATATAATATAATTCCGTCCACTTTTTGAGATAAAAGGTGCGTGTCGGGGCGTAGCGCAGTCTGGTTAGCGCACCTGGTTTGGGACCAGGGGGCCGGAGGTTCGAATCCTCTCGCCCCGACCATTTTTTTAATAAATATGGTAGGTATAGCTCAGTTGGTTAGAGCATCGGGTTGTGGTTCCGAGGGCCGTGGGTTCAAGTCCCATTATCTACCCCATTCTTTTTTTATGCTTCCATAGCTCAGCTGGATAGAGCAACGCCCTTCTAAGGCGTAGGCCGTACGTTCGAATCGTACTGGGAGTACCATTTATGTATATTGTGCGGATGTGGTGAAATTGGTATACACGCTAGACTTAGGATCTAGTGCCTCACGGTGTGGAAGTTCGAGTCTTCTCATCCGCACCATATAACCCCTACAAGCCCCATAAAATCGAACTCTCTAAATACTTTTTATATAATAAAAGAGAAAAAATCATAAAATTGAACCAAATGTTGAACCCGTGGTTGAACCAAAAAAGGTTAAATCATTATGAGTTATATAATAAAACATAGAGAACAATATTACTATAAGTGAAAAATACCACAAACAAGAAAAAACTTTACAATAACTTTAAAAACAGATTCCTACAAAGAAGCTAAGTTTATAACAAGTATAATCAACCCAAAAGTAGAGGAGATGGTTATAAAAATGAATTGGGAAGAAAATGTTAAGTATATAAAAGAGCTGATAGGTAAATATGTAGAAAAAGCAAAACAAGATTATAGTGAGCAAAGAATAGCTAGAGAACAAAGATGGGAATATATAACAGAAGATAATATCTTACGAAGTGGAAGCCATCCAAAAGCAATCGATAAGGCAATAAAAAATATGGTAGATGTAGTTCATTCATCTAA
This window harbors:
- a CDS encoding translation initiation factor, producing MSLADLLAKNIGSKLEISSFDTQKEDRKNKNIEKSLILPKNEHRLVFLYEKRNGKPVTIIGRFQLEENEKKEVLKLLKSKLACGGAIKDEYIELQGDLKDKARLILESSSWKFKNK
- the cutA gene encoding divalent-cation tolerance protein CutA, with translation MKTTIVKTTCNKLKEAKNLSKILLDKKLAACIQIEKIVSLYNWQDKLYEEDEFLLNIKTRKDLFKKVRKTIIKNHSYKVPQVTELEISNISKEYFNYILENTKKIKS